The Pyrenophora tritici-repentis strain M4 chromosome 10, whole genome shotgun sequence genome contains a region encoding:
- a CDS encoding CaiA, Acyl-CoA dehydrogenase, which yields MAKRFSTADVASHKTASDLWIIVDEDVYDLTNFQEEHPGGKKILQRVAGKDASKQFWKYHNDSILKKYQKLQVGSLDSKAAPPAPPATSAVEVKKEKKDVVKPEANSGVVAPMPSEVAAEESEPFDAYGDLIPYADPSWYQTYHSPYYNETHVALRDEVRQWVEEKLMPNVTDWDEAKKVPDEIFLEMGERGYLAGMLGIQYPKDYTDLRVKCVPPEKWDHFHEMIITDELSRTGSGGLVWGLIGGYGIGGPPLFKFGKKELIQRIGPDLLSGKKRICLAITEPDAGSDVANLTCEAKLSEDGKHYIVNGEKKWITNGIWSDYFTTAVRTGGEGMNGVSLLLIERSAGGVSTRKMDCQGVWSSGTTYITFEDVKVPVENVIGKVNQGFKVIMTNFNHERIGIIIQCLRFARVCYEESVKYAHKRKTFGKRLIDHPVIRLKLAHMARQIEASYNWMENLIFQCEKMNDMEAMLKLGGAIASLKAQSTTTFEFCAREASQIFGGLSYSRGGQGAKVERLYRDVRAYAIPGGSEEIMLDLSIRQALRVHKVLGMKL from the exons ATGGCAAAACGCTTCTCAACCGCAGATGTCGCGTCGCATAAGACGGCGAGCGACCTGTGGATTATTGTAGATGAAGATGTCTACGACCTGACCAACTTCCAGGAGGAGCATCCAGGAGGCAAGAAGA TTCTCCAGCGCGTTGCCGGAAAGGACGCGTCAAAGCAGTTCTGGAAGTACCACAACGACAGCATCCTGAAGAAGTACCAGAAACTGCAGGTCGGTTCGCTAGATAGCAAGGCTGCCCCCCCAGCTCCTCCCGCGACCTCTGCGGTTGAGGTcaagaaggagaagaaggatgTGGTCAAGCCCGAGGCAAACTCCGGAGTTGTAGCGCCCATGCCTTCTGAGGTCGCTGCCGAGGAGAGCGAGCCATTTGACGCATACGGAGATCTCATTCCATACGCGGACCCGTCATGGTACCAAACA TACCACTCCCCCTACTACAACGAGACTCATGTTGCGCTCCGCGACGAAGTCCGCCAATGGGTCGAAGAGAAGCTCATGCCCAACGTAACCGACTGGGACGAAGCGAAGAAGGTCCCCGACGAGATCTTCCTTGAAATGGGCGAACGCGGATACCTCGCTGGTATGCTCGGCATCCAATACCCCAAAGACTACACCGACCTGAGAGTCAAGTGCGTACCACCGGAGAAGTGGGATCATTTCCACGAGATGATCATCACCGATGAGCTGTCGAGAACCGGTAGTGGTGGTCTCGTCTGGGGCTTGATCGGTGGATACGGAATTGGTGGACCGCCTCTCTTCAAGTTCGGCAAGAAGGAGCTTATCCAACGAATTGGTCCGGATCTGCTGAGCGGAAAGAAGAGGATCTGCTTGGCCATTACCGAGCCTG ATGCCGGTAGCGACGTTGCAAACCTTACCTGCGAGGCCAAGCTCTCCGAAGACGGCAAGCACTACATTGTCAACGGCGAGAAGAAATGGATCACAAACGGTATCTGGTCTGACTACTTCACAACCGCCGTCCGCACTGGTGGCGAAGGCATGAACGGTGTCTCTCTCCTTCTCATCGAGCGCAGTGCCGGCGGCGTATCGACACGAAAGATGGACTGCCAGGGTGTATGGAGCAGTGGAACAACATACATTACCTTCGAGGACGTCAAGGTCCCCGTCGAAAACGTCATTGGCAAAGTAAACCAGGGTTTCAAGGTCATCATGACG AACTTCAACCACGAGCGCATCGGCATCATCATCCAATGCCTCCGCTTCGCCCGTGTCTGCTACGAAGAAAGCGTCAAATACGCCCACAAGCGCAAGACGTTTGGCAAGCGTCTCATCGACCACCCCGTCATCCGACTCAAACTCGCACACATGGCCCGCCAAATCGAAGCCAGCTACAACTGGATGGAGAACCTCATCTTCCAGTGCGAGAAGATGAACGACATGGAAGCCATGCTCAAGCTCGGCGGCGCCATTGCCAGCTTAAAGGCTCAGAGCACAACGACCTTTGAGTTCTGCGCCAGGGAGGCCAGTCAGATCTTCGGTGGCCTGAGTTATAGTCGCGGTGGTCAGGGTGCCAAGGTTGAGAGGTTGTATAGGGATGTTAGGGCTTATGCTATTCCTGGTGGATCAGAGGAGATTATGTTGGATTTGAGTATTCGGCAGGCGCTTAGGGTACACAAGGTTTTGGGTATGAAGTTGTAG
- a CDS encoding putative cupin domain-containing protein produces MPGEVYVKKASDIQAPDGPQTDGMIRMPAIVDKSDQLCGTVMVAKPHTSSAVHHHGEEDTIVYAAKGHGAIVSGPDGNKRQELAPGDFALIPAYAEHQEVNDSDDDVVWIITRGGRNPVVHNLEGWTKS; encoded by the exons ATGCCTGGCGAAGTCTATGTCAAGAAAGCCTCGGACATCCAGGCTCCCGATGGCCCCCAAACCGACGGCATGATTCGCATGCCTGCCATCGTAGACAAGTCTGATCAATTATGTGGCACCG TAATGGTTGCGAAACCTCATACATCATCGGCAGTCCACCACCACGGTGAAGAGG ACACAATTGTCTACGCTGCAAAGGGCCACGGCGCCATAGTGAGTGGGCCAGACGGTAACAAAAGACAAGAGTTAGCCCCTGGTGATTTCGCCCTTATACCTGCATATGCGGAGCATCAAGAAGTCAATGATAGCGACGATGATGTTGTCTGGATCATTACTCGAGGTGGCAGAAACCCTGTGGTCCATAATCTCGAGGGTTGGACTAAGAGCTGA
- a CDS encoding FimV, Tfp pilus assembly protein FimV, whose protein sequence is MSNGVRNLRAMFENSNSASPEPRGRSPVDAAMLSDSSDRPRSRVRASFVPVEPPPTSAPRDSSTDLGQTKGTPSNSVAAHRRESFRVSQDKPDELAELKKAVSEEKEERRQSVAVPEAVPEQAVESRESSIPAPPIRDEDDAANMPNLGSIMKGSDFPESSTRVDVEVPAPVIDDVKPTEAPAVPEESAVEASEPTPKASPVLAAAQPAENPDKATTGAQEDVALRPAAPTEEAAIEDDKPAVDGAAAEHEAAISDESSAAAQPAENPDKPVTGAQEEATLKPAAPTDAAAVSGETATLAPPASSTETPKPTASKAKTNGTPATKKQEIKKPATISTTKAAKAPISAAKSPLPKAAPKTPPKPKAATPAAPAPKPSPSKVARPVSQAKSTASKEPVKAPVTKAPALKTPAAAAPAKKTSRTSLRPPVASSAPAPTSSAAAKPKAAAPAPENKKPAAPKPIATAPRKRHVCTSPTGFKKPAPKSPTRPVGLPSRLTAPTAASAAKHGEEQATKKPATTTRPATKIAAPKASRPSVAPTATTATKRPESRTSTASSAPKGGFLERMMRPTAASSSKTHEKPHEKPQDKPASPPRKAPAGSKPSTLQKGKKKVEEVAAKVKDAVTNGHDDEHKTEDEHKSEGEAVKESDTTEQAIEGATAEETPQEPAKAATPVQDVEPATEPTEPVTAEVQTSTAEAETVR, encoded by the exons ATGTCGAACGGCGTGCGCAACCTGCGCGCCATGTTTGAGAACTCCAACTCGGCATCACCTGAACCCCGCGGCCGCTCGCCGGTAGACGCAGCTATGTTGTCCGACAGCAGCGACCGCCCACGCTCCAGAGTACGCGCCTCCTTCGTCCCTGTTGAGCCACCTCCTACGAGTGCCCCTCGCGACTCCTCGACCGATTTGGGCCAGACAAAGGGCACCCCATCCAACAGCGTTGCCGCACATCGACGAGAAAGTTTCCGCGTGAGCCAGGACAAGCCCGACGAGCTTGCTGAGCTCAAAAAGGCCGTCAGCGAGGAAAAGGAGGAGCGTCGCCAGAGCGTGGCTGTTCCCGAAGCTGTGCCCGAACAGGCGGTTGAATCACGCGAATCTTCAATACCGGCTCCGCCCATCCGCGACGAAGACGACGCCGCCAACATGCCCAATCTGGGCTCCATCATGAAGGGCTCCGACTTTCCCGAGTCGTCTACCCGCGTTGATGTGGAGGTGCCTGCTCCTGTCATTGACGACGTCAAGCCTACTGAAGCTCCAGCTGTCCCCGAAGAGAGCGCGGTTGAGGCCAGCGAGCCGACCCCGAAAGCTTCGCCAGTGCTTGCTGCTGCCCAACCCGCTGAGAACCCCGACAAAGCTACGACGGGCGCCCAGGAAGATGTTGCGCTTAGGCCAGCAGCTCCCACCGAGGAAGCTGCAATTGAGGACGACAAGCCTGCTGTGGACGGAGCTGCTGCTGAGCATGAAGCTGCCATTTCAGATGAAAGCTCGGCGGCCGCCCAACCCGCCGAGAACCCAGACAAGCCTGTGACTGGCGCCCAAGAAGAGGCGACCCTGAAGCCCGCAGCTCCCACCGACGCAGCCGCTGTTTCTGGCGAGACGGCTACTCTCGCGCCCCCAGCTTCAAGCACCGAGACTCCCAAACCCACTGCGAGCAAAGCAAAGACAAATGGCACTCCTGCGACAAAAAAGCAGGAGATCAAGAAACCTGCCACCATCTCGACCACCAAAGCTGCCAAAGCACCCATTTCGGCCGCCAAAAGCCCACTGCCAAAAGCTGCACCCAAGACTCCCCCGAAGCCCAAGGCGGCCACACCAGCTGCGCCTGCTCCAAAGCCCAGTCCATCCAAAGTAGCAAGGCCGGTGTCTCAGGCAAAGTCAACAGCTTCCAAGGAGCCCGTCAAGGCCCCAGTCACCAAAGCCCCGGCTCTGAAAACCCCAGCCGCAGCAGCCCCAGCCAAGAAGACCAGCCGCACTTCTCTGCGGCCTCCGGTTGCATCATCGGCCCCAGCGCCCACCAGCAGTGCCGCTGCTAAGCCCAAGGCTGCTGCTCCAGCTCCAGAGAACAAGAAGCCAGCTGCTCCCAAGCCAATTGCCACTGCTCCCCGTAAAAGGCATGTCTG CACCTCGCCAACTGGCTTCAAGAAGCCAGCCCCGAAATCGCCCACCCGCCCCGTCGGTCTGCCTTCTCGTCTCACCGCGCCTACCGCTGCCTCAGCTGCCAAGCATGGAGAAGAACAAGCTACGAAGAAGCCAGCCACTACAACTCGTCCTGCAACCAAAATTGCAGCTCCCAAAGCTTCACGACCTTCAGTTGCACCCACTGCGACCACTGCGACCAAGCGACCAGAATCACGTACGTCGACCGCGAGTTCCGCGCCCAAAGGCGGTTTCCTCGAGCGCATGATGCGACCAACAGCCGCAAGCTCCAGCAAAACCCACGAGAAGCCACACGAGAAGCCGCAAGACAAGCCTGCGTCTCCACCTCGCAAAGCCCCTGCCGGCTCGAAGCCTAGCACTCTACAGAaggggaagaagaaggtcgAAGAAGTCGCGGCCAAGGTCAAGGACGCCGTAACCAACGGACATGATGATGAACACAAGACTGAGGATGAGCACAAGTCCGAGGGAGAGGCCGTCAAGGAGTCCGATACCACTGAGCAAGCGATCGAGGGAGCCACCGCTGAAGAAACACCACAAGAACCGGCCAAGGCAGCCACTCCAGTCCAAGATGTGGAGCCAGCCACGGAGCCCACGGAGCCGGTCACTGCAGAAGTGCAAACATCGACCGCAGAAGCCGAGACTGTCCGGTAA
- a CDS encoding FusA, Translation elongation factors (GTPase) encodes MRVQSLLRAQSLATSSLRCSARSVARAPSRCALSTIAASRTPYTNGSKTDTWIEGQKIQNQRRWQTTAAKVLEQAKDDPSTLTQEKIVENLDPVEWERLSRVRNIGIAAHIDSGKTTATERVLFYTGRINAIHEVRGKDAVGAKMDSMDLEREKGITIQSAATFCDWVKKNDEGKEEKYHINLIDTPGHIDFTIEVERALRVLDGAVMILCAVSGVQSQTITVDRQMRRYNIPRISFVNKMDRMGANPWKAVEQINQKLRIPAAALQVPIGREDGFLGVVDLVRMKAIYNEGPKGEIIRETDEIPADIVELCKEKRQELIEKLADVDDEIAEIFLDEKEPTIAQIKAAIRRATISLKFTPVMMGSALADKSVQPMLDAVCDYLPNPSEVENMALDKKRAEAPVKLVSYNSLPFVGLAFKLEESSFGQLTYIRVYQGTLRKGMNVFNARSDKKIRIPKIVRMHSNDMEEIPEIGAGEICAVFGVDCASGDTFTDGNLAYTMTSMFVPEPVISLSIKPKHTKDTPNFSKAMSRFTREDPTFRVHTDAESQETIISGMGELHLDIYVERMRREYRVECETGQPQVAYRETMTQRVNFDHTLKKQSGGSGDYARVVGWMEPAESLGENKFEQQISGGTISEKFLFACEKGFMASTAKGPLLGHRVLGTSMVINDGATHAVDSSEMAFKNATQQAFRKAFKAGAPQVLEPLMKTTITAPNEFQGSVVGLLNKRNAVINDTEIGPEDFTVYADCSLNSMFGFSSQLRASTQGKGEFSMEFSHYSPAPPQLQRELVAKYEKEQAAKNA; translated from the exons ATGAGGGTTCAATCTCTTTTGCGGGCACAATCGCTTGCCACAAGCAGTCTTCGCTGTTCTGCACGATCAGTTGCGAGAGCACCTTCACGATGCGCTCTGTCGACAATTGCGGCGTCGCGCACACCGTACACTAATGGCTCCAAGACCGACACATGGATAGAAGGCCAGAAAATACAAAATCAACGGAGGTGGCAGACTACAGCCGCCAAAGT ATTGGAGCAAGCGAAAGATGACCCCTCTACTCTGACACAAGAGAAAATCGTCGAGAACCTAGACCCGGTCGAGTGGGAGCGATTGTCGAGGGTACGGAATATTGGTATCGCAGCGCACATTGACTCTGGCAAAACCACCGCCACCGAGCGCGTACTCTTCTACACTGGCCGAATCAACGCTATACACGAGGTGCGGGGTAAAGATGCCGTGGGTGCAAAGATGGACTCTATGGATCTTGAGCGTGAGAAGGGTATCACTATTCAGTCCGCGGCGACTTTCTGCGACTGGGTCAAGAAGAACGACGAGGGaaaagaggagaagtaccACATCAACTTGATCGACACACCAGGGCATATCGACTTTACAATTGAGGTGGAGAGAGCGCTGCGAGTCCTTGATGGAGCCGTCATGATTCTCTGCGCTGTCAGTGGCGTGCAAAGTCAGACCATTACTGTTGACAGGCAAATGAGGCGGTACAATATTCCTAGGATATCTTTCGTAAACAAGATGGACCGAATGGGTGCCAACCCCTGGAAGGCAGTCGAGCAGATCAACCAGAAGCTCCGGATACCAGCTGCGGCTCTTCAGGTGCCAATCGGACGCGAGGATGGCTTCTTGGGTGTGGTTGACCTCGTTAGGATGAAGGCGATATACAACGAAGGACCCAAGGGTGAAATCATCAGAGAAACTGACGAAATACCTGCGGATATTGTTGAGCTATGCAAGGAGAAGAGGCAGGAGCTCATCGAGAAGCTGGCAGATGTTGACGATGAGATTGCGGAAATCTTCTTGGACGAGAAGGAACCCACAATAGCCCAGATCAAGGCTGCTATCCGCCGAGCGACTATCTCCCTCAAGTTCACACCCGTCATGATGGGCTCTGCGCTTGCAGACAAGTCCGTACAGCCGATGCTCGACGCCGTTTGTGATTATCTGCCAAATCCGTCCGAAGTCGAGAACATGGCCCTGGACAAGAAGCGTGCGGAAGCTCCAGTCAAGCTCGTCTCATACAACTCTCTTCCATTTGTCGGTTTAGCCTTTAAACTGGAAGAGAGCAGTTTCGGACAGTTGACGTATATCCGTGTATACCAGGGTACACTGAGAAAGGGAATGAACGTATTCAACGCCAGGTCAGACAAGAAGATTAGGATCCCCAAGATTGTGCGCATGCACTCGAATGACATGGAGGAAATTCCTGAGATTGGCGCTGGAGAAATCTGCGCTGTGTTTGGTGTCGACTGCGCGTCTGGTGATACCTTTACTGACGGTAACCTCGCATACACCATG ACTTCCATGTTCGTCCCCGAACCCGTCATCTCGCTTTCGATCAAACCCAAGCACACCAAGGACACTCCCAACTTCAGCAAAGCCATGAGCCGCTTCACGCGAGAAGATCCCACCTTCCGCGTCCACACCGATGCCGAATCACAGGAAACCATCATCTCAGGTATGGGTGAACTCCATCTGGACATTTACGTCGAGCGCATGCGCCGTGAATACCGCGTCGAATGCGAGACTGGCCAGCCCCAAGTCGCCTACCGCGAGACCATGACACAGCGCGTAAACTTCGACCACACGCTCAAGAAGCAGAGTGGAGGATCTGGAGACTACGCGCGTGTGGTAGGCTGGATGGAACCTGCCGAGTCCCTCGGCGAAAACAAGTTCGAGCAGCAAATCTCCGGTGGCACCATTTCGGAAAAGTTTCTGTTTGCTTGCGAAAAGGGCTTCATGGCTTCCACAGCAAAGGGTCCCTTGCTCGGCCACCGCGTCCTCGGTACCTCCATGGTCATAAACGACGGTGCCACGCACGCCGTCGACTCCTCGGAAATGGCCTTCAAAAACGCTACCCAACAAGCCTTCCGCAAAGCCTTCAAAGCCGGCGCCCCGCAAGTCCTCGAACCCCTCATGAAGACTACAATCACCGCGCCCAACGAGTTCCAAGGCTCCGTCGTTGGATTGTTGAATAAGCGAAACGCTGTTATCAACGACACTGAGATTGGACCAGAGGACTTTACGGTCTATGCGGATTGTAGTCTGAACAGCATGTTTGGGTTTAGTAGTCAGTTGAGGGCTAGTACGCAGGGTAAGGGCGAGTTTAGCATGGAGTTTAGCCATTATAGTCCTGCGCCACCGCAGTTGCAGAGGGAGTTGGTGGCCAAGTATGAGAAGGAGCAGGCGGCTAAGAATGCTTAG
- a CDS encoding Tymo-45kd-70kd multi-domain protein translates to MASLKSAFVKGYWTFSILGMLWAAFIGALLNPSMQRYALYAHKFNTNFWHNVTNPEEFGFAKGQVQPFWLTTLDNERLFCWHVLPLDVYLENEYELVSAATAGETVEGLKGTVGEKLMRRDVETRVVVNFHGNAGNIAQNQRPSTYRSITSIPKTHLLTCSYRGFPPSTLSQPPHLPTETGLITDAISLLHYLQTTLSHPASRTVLLGQSLGTAVTSAAALYFADPLSPALPAQTTSQAWIKPSKRGSPAFAGIILVSPFRNLPFLLQTYKIGGFFPVLKPLNAYPRIANYITARIVDTWDTASRLSALISTSYTSPSASKHEGFHIHILHARNDQDITFRESEALFEPLQTRMLADESVSMEEERRSIHGSERVKRGAFAYKKVADARGERVLELEVVRHGGHNEINGWSQVGLAVRRAFERKSLRPGLDVE, encoded by the exons ATGGCGAGCCTCAAATCCGCCTTTGTGAAGGGGTACTGGACGTTTTCTATCCTGGGCATGCTGTGGGCGGCTTTCATAGGCGCGTTGTTGAATCCGAGTATGCAGAGATA TGCCCTCTACGCACATAAATTCAATACAAACTTTTGGCATAATGTGACTAATCCAGAGGAATTTGGGTTTGCCA AGGGCCAGGTTCAACCTTTTTGGCTCACGACATTAGACAATGAGCGGCTGTTTTGCTGGCACGTGTTACCGCTCGACGTCTACTTGGAGAATGAGTATGAGCTTGTTAGCGCAGCGACGGCAGGTGAGACCGTCGAGGGGCTTAAGGGGACTGTTGGGGAGAAGTTGATGAGGAGGGATGTGGAGACTAGGGTTGTCGTGAATTTCCATGGG AACGCCGGTAACATTGCTCAAAACCAACGTCCTTCAACCTACCGCTCAATAACCTCCATACCCAAAACCCACCTCCTAACCTGTTCCTACCGCGGCTTCCCCCCATCCACCCTCTCCCAACCCCCACACCTCCCCACCGAAACCGGCCTAATAACCGACGCCATAAGCCTCCTGCACTACCTCCAAACCACGCTCTCTCACCCAGCCTCCCGCACCGTCCTCCTCGGCCAAAGTCTCGGAACAGCAGTAACATCAGCCGCGGCCCTCTACTTCGCCGACCCGCTATCTCCCGCCCTCCCAGCTCAAACCACATCACAAGCATGGATCAAACCCAGTAAACGAGGGTCTCCTGCCTTCGCAGGCATCATCCTCGTTTCCCCCTTCCGCAACCTCCCTTTCTTGCTTCAAACCTACAAAATCGGCGGTTTCTTCCCCGTGCTTAAACCACTGAATGCTTACCCCCGCATCGCAAACTACATCACCGCCCGTATTGTCGATACTTGGGATACTGCATCTCGCCTGTCCGCCCTAATCTCTACTTCCTACACGTCCCCGTCTGCCTCCAAACACGAGGGTTTCCATATCCATATCCTGCATGCGCGAAATGACCAGGATATCACGTTCCGTGAATCAGAAGCCCTGTTTGAACCGCTACAAACGCGTATGTTGGCGGATGAATCCGTGTCGATGGAGGAGGAAAGACGCAGTATTCATGGGAGTGAGAGGGTAAAAAGGGGCGCGTTTGCGTATAAGAAAGTGGCGGATGCGAGGGGGGAAAGGGTGCTGGAGTTGGAGGTTGTGAGACATGGGGGGCACAATGAGATTAATGGGTGGAGTCAGGTTGGGCTGGCAGTGAGGAGGGCGTTTGAGAGGAAGAGTTTGAGACCGGGGTTGGATGTCGAGTAG
- a CDS encoding Periplasmic protein TonB, with amino-acid sequence MSEPRRSTRARAREEAAPTVPDTPNEKPARGAKATLKRKRASIAIRESAPSTPVGEGVPLTPKQLLPHRITEGAPLPTLSEPQPLDLPSSEWQTIQQSGVLDLSFERSKAVWLSGANFRTFHKHFNQPKKLADRTDEDKAKAQRQKELLKNFPHVGADRVVVKLVIEPHTLPIKLYGPREVGKPVQKKAPTASPYAPWPNHNQPNQHTKYHNGQPIQQKAQPRPPPPPPKPVQAAPPPQAPAAPAPDPVIHMLAARAGTDPELKAVMKIVAAGSASKEQLEFFQTHINELTNILARQKEEKMAKLPQPPPTPKAPPPPPPPKQISHPPPPRPVQPLPQQIQPNTPKPYNPVPIQQGQMRHAPPIQQPHTPYGNSYNKPPQYHPQHPAPTYTPPPRTTYRPLVFSFVHGNEDKFYFPSYSFMEWLPNGTGAKLSFLITKMKPKPEPEDKPPSTPAPKPEAVPPATSAPPTPFVPPKPPQRIEDFDEMNEIDNIEFYQPVTVLLLIENDEGDEIASALPRSVRPPHVVEKYMNAVFDRCKRADETYLAFRLPRDGDEPVEKKAKSGEATPALTPTVDFNMGGFGAGQAAVLEKKKAGRPRKSLV; translated from the exons ATGTCTGAGCCGCGACGGTCGACGCGGGCGCGCGCTCGTGAAGAAGCTGCCCCCACCGTCCCCGACACGCCAAACGAGAAGCCGGCGCGAGGTGCGAAAGCAACACTCAAGCGCAAGCGAGCCAGTATCGCCATAAGAGAATCAGCACCATCAACACCGGTTGGTGAGGGCGTACCACTCACACCAAAACAATTGCTGCCTCACCGGATAACTGAAGGCGCGCCACTACCCACCCTCTCGGAACCACAACCTCTCGATCTTCCTTCAAGCGAATGGCAGACGATACAACAGAGCGGCGTCTTGGACTTGTCGTTTGAGCGTTCCAAGGCGGTATGGCTGTCCGGCGCAAACTTCCGCACCTTTCACAAACACTTCAATCAGCCCAAGAAGCTCGCAGACCGGACAGATGAGGACAAGGCGAAGGCGCAAAGGCAGAAGGAGTTGCTGAAGAACTTTCCCCATGTGGGCGCAGATAGAGTGGTTGTGAAGCTTGTGATAGAGCCACATACACTACCTATCAAGCTCTATGGCCCACGTGAGGTGGGTAAGCCGGTACAGAAGAAGGCGCCAACAGCATCACCATATGCCCCATGGCCGAATCATAACCAGCCTAATCAACACACCAAATACCATAATGGCCAACCTATACAGCAGAAGGCGCAGCCCCGACcgccaccaccgccgccgaAGCCTGTGCAAGCAGCTCCTCCACCCCAAGCACCTGCAGCACCCGCGCCCGATCCTGTCATCCACATGCTCGCGGCAAGAGCAGGCACAGATCCCGAGTTGAAGGCAGTCATGAAGATTGTGGCGGCAGGCTCAGCAAGCAAGGAGCAGCTCGAGTTCTTCCAGACACATATCAACGAATTGACCAACATCCTCGCGAGACAGAAGGAAGAGAAGATGGCCAAGCTTCCACAACCTCCACCCACCCCGAAAGCTCCACCGCCTCCTCCGCCACCGAAACAGATATCCCATCCTCCACCCCCACGGCCTGTTCAGCCACTTCCACAACAAATACAGCCCAACACACCGAAGCCATACAACCCGGTTCCCATACAACAAGGCCAGATGCGGCATGCGCCTCCAATACAGCAGCCGCACACGCCATATGGAAACAGCTACAATAAACCACCCCAGTATCACCCCCAACATCCAGCCCCGACCTACACTCCACCGCCGCGGACAACCTACCGCCCATTGGTCTTTAGTTTTGTACATGGCAACGAGGACAAGTTCTACTTTCCTTCCTACAGTTTCATGGAATGGCTGCCTAATGGAACTGGCGCGAAATTGTCGTTCTTGATTACAAAGATGAAACCGAAGCCAGAACCCGAAGACAAACCTCCATCTACACCCGCGCCAAAGCCAGAGGCAGTACCG CCCGCTACATCAGCTCCTCCAACACCTTTCGTCCCACCGAAACCACCACAACGCATAGAAGACTTCGACGAGATGAATGAAATAGACAATATCGAATTCTACCAGCCCGTCACTGTCCTTCTCCTCATCGAGAACGACGAAGGCGACGAAATCGCAAGTGCCTTACCACGCTCAGTACGCCCACCACATGTCGTGGAAAAATACATGAATGCGGTTTTCGATCGGTGCAAGCGCGCAGATGAGACATATCTAGCATTCAGATTACCGAGGGACGGCGATGAACCGGTCGagaagaaggccaagagTGGAGAAGCAACACCTGCTCTGACACCGACGGTGGATTTCAACATGGGTGGCTTTGGGGCGGGCCAGGCAGCTGTACttgagaagaagaaagctGGACGGCCTAGGAAGAGTCTGGTTTAG
- a CDS encoding Mucin domain containing protein, whose product MRVATIVPVLLAYSSAVFATCYFPNGNVVDSDTACNPNALVSSCCYDNQACLSNGLCVSDPHDPAKARLHRGTCTDKSWKSGNCVRQCLDTENNGAPVYSCNSTSVDSYCCYDDCECENPFEVFKFNQTPADVYTMTIILESYTQTHTSTPKAVTSTSTASTAKAATVSAITTIVSTSAAPASTTASSTPAAASGTKGDTTNYVALGVGLGVGLGIGIPLILLFAFFFYRRNKGHKPADSDPANPAELTNDAYFPPHEKYAQNYQSEVSGDSVAPEMPASSHEPVELPINNDRTDTTTTVKYH is encoded by the exons ATGCGCGTGGCAACTATTGTGCCTGTTCTCCTGGCATACTCCTCGGCCGTCTTTGCAACGTGCTACTTCCCAAACGGCAATGTCGTCGATTCTGACACGGCCTGTAACCCCAATGCCTTAGTCTCATCATGTTGCTACGATAACCAAGCATGCCTCTCCAATGGACTCTGTGTATCCGACCCTCATGACCCTGCCAAGGCGCGTCTGCACCGAGGAACATGTACTGATAAGTCATGGAAGAGTGGGAATTGCGTGCGACAATGTCTTG ACACCGAAAACAATGGCGCGCCTGTCTACAGCTGCAACTCAACCAGCGTCGATTCATACTGCTGCTACGACGACTGTGAATGTGAAAATCCGTTTGAGGTATTCAAGTTCAATCAAACACCCGCCGACGTCTACACCATGACCATTATTCTCGAATCCTACACGCAAACCCATACCTCGACGCCGAAAGCCGTGACTTCAACATCGACCGCATCGACCGCAAAAGCTGCAACAGTATCGGCGATTACAACCATCGTATCAACGTCCGCGGCGCCCGCATCGACCACTGCTTCCTCAACCCCCGCGGCAGCGTCGGGCACCAAAGGAGATACAACCAATTACGTTGCACTTGGCGTAGGATTAGGTGTAGGACTAGGTATCGGCATACCCCTAATTCTCCTAtttgccttcttcttctaccgCCGCAACAAAGGTCACAAGCCCGCAGACAGTGATCCAGCGAACCCCGCGGAACTCACAAACGACGCTTACTTTCCTCCCCATGAAAAGTACGCCCAGAACTACCAGTCCGAAGTGTCAGG AGATAGCGTCGCGCCTGAAATGCCGGCTTCGTCGCACGAGCCCGTCGAGCTGCCGATTAATAACGACCGGACGGATACCACGACGACAGTCAAGTATCA